The Methanothrix soehngenii GP6 genome has a window encoding:
- a CDS encoding Era-like GTP-binding protein has protein sequence MGFMSSFRENLGGWIRKIFKKKRARIGLYGPPNAGKTTLANRILKDWSTGDAIGTVSPIPHETRRAMRREGLVINANGSSIELDIVDTPGMATKIDFKEFMAFGLSETESKKRAKEATEGVIEAIKWLDDLDGVLLVMDSTEDPYTQVNVTVIGNMEARKLPLLIVANKMDLPNASPSRISAAFPQHSIVPISALEGSNIDDLYQAIATHFG, from the coding sequence ATGGGTTTCATGAGCAGCTTCAGGGAGAACCTTGGAGGCTGGATAAGAAAGATCTTCAAGAAGAAGAGGGCCAGGATCGGATTGTATGGCCCGCCTAATGCCGGAAAGACCACTCTGGCCAATCGAATACTAAAGGATTGGAGCACAGGAGATGCTATTGGAACGGTCTCTCCGATTCCTCACGAGACCCGCAGGGCGATGAGGAGAGAAGGGCTTGTCATCAATGCCAATGGATCTAGCATCGAGCTGGATATAGTTGATACGCCGGGGATGGCGACAAAGATCGATTTTAAGGAGTTTATGGCCTTTGGGCTCTCAGAGACTGAATCCAAGAAAAGAGCCAAGGAGGCCACGGAAGGGGTTATAGAGGCCATCAAATGGTTAGACGACCTGGATGGTGTATTGTTGGTTATGGACTCGACCGAAGACCCCTACACCCAGGTCAATGTGACAGTGATAGGCAATATGGAAGCGAGAAAGTTGCCTCTTCTTATTGTGGCCAATAAGATGGACCTGCCCAATGCTTCCCCCTCCAGAATCAGCGCTGCCTTTCCCCAGCATTCCATCGTCCCAATCTCTGCTTTAGAGGGATCGAATATAGATGACCTTTATCAGGCAATCGCGAC
- a CDS encoding radical SAM/SPASM domain-containing protein yields the protein MTQLIKTPALCVDFDRDARALQAQGALARMIQPVLNMVNQRLEEEKPAQVRLKDLVASTWLPPIPSGPFKRLLVNEAKTAIGRPVPQTVSIEVTRSCGAKCDHCLIKEGEGELSSEEIKRVIDQALDMGTCIITFTEGDPLLREDIFELIRHVDPEKAVVNLFTPGLEMTVEKAVKLREAGLYNLIIGVYSINPEEHDRVRGVAGAHAKALEAIRIALDTGLLVTMSCHILSGQVDRIMELYELATELGVQELSVWEGMPKSPEQALTQIEREKIINIYRKINSTPGGPRLFANTYFEGQMLGCMAGRRWMHVAVDGRVRACPYMQDSYDDIREVSLKDAWKRLRSSGQFDGFVSCCPAQGIHAISPSDKKYR from the coding sequence ATGACCCAGCTTATCAAGACGCCCGCTCTTTGTGTGGACTTTGATAGGGACGCTCGGGCCCTGCAAGCCCAGGGCGCCCTGGCGCGAATGATCCAGCCGGTTTTGAATATGGTAAACCAGAGGCTAGAAGAGGAGAAGCCTGCCCAGGTCAGGCTGAAGGATCTGGTTGCCAGCACCTGGCTTCCACCCATTCCCAGCGGCCCATTCAAGAGGCTGCTGGTAAATGAGGCCAAGACCGCAATAGGAAGACCTGTACCCCAGACCGTCTCCATTGAGGTCACCAGGAGCTGCGGCGCCAAATGCGACCACTGTCTGATAAAAGAGGGCGAGGGTGAACTGAGCTCGGAAGAGATCAAGAGGGTCATCGACCAGGCCCTGGATATGGGAACATGTATCATAACCTTTACCGAGGGAGATCCTCTCCTCAGAGAGGACATCTTTGAGTTGATAAGGCATGTGGACCCGGAGAAGGCAGTGGTTAATCTGTTCACCCCAGGCCTGGAGATGACAGTGGAAAAGGCAGTCAAACTCCGAGAGGCAGGGCTCTATAATCTGATAATCGGGGTCTACAGCATCAATCCTGAGGAGCACGATCGAGTGAGGGGCGTTGCAGGCGCTCATGCCAAAGCACTGGAGGCGATTCGCATTGCTCTTGATACCGGCCTGTTGGTAACCATGTCCTGCCACATTCTCTCCGGCCAGGTGGACAGGATAATGGAGCTTTATGAGCTGGCCACAGAGCTGGGGGTCCAGGAGCTCTCCGTTTGGGAGGGCATGCCAAAAAGCCCTGAGCAGGCTCTCACCCAGATCGAGAGGGAGAAGATCATAAACATCTACCGCAAGATCAATTCCACACCAGGTGGTCCCCGTCTTTTTGCAAATACCTATTTCGAAGGCCAGATGCTGGGGTGCATGGCGGGAAGGAGATGGATGCATGTGGCAGTTGACGGCAGGGTCAGGGCCTGTCCATACATGCAGGATAGCTATGACGATATACGCGAGGTATCGCTTAAGGACGCCTGGAAGAGGTTGCGCAGCAGCGGCCAGTTCGATGGCTTTGTATCCTGCTGTCCGGCCCAGGGCATCCATGCTATCTCTCCATCAGACAAAAAATATAGATAA
- a CDS encoding argininosuccinate synthase, which yields MSEVVLAYSGGLDTSVCIPLLRERYGFDKIVTVLVDVGQPRSDIERGNLRAKQLADEHYTIDAREEFVEKCLFPLIKANGSYEGYVLGTAIARPLIASKSAEIADKLGIKNLAHGCTGRGNDQLRFEAIFRATDCRVIAPMRELDLAREWEIDYAREHGIDVPVTKDKPWSIDENIWSRSIEGGKLEDPYFEPPEEIYGWTKTPSSDRSAQIVEIGFKEGVPVSLDGKQMNGMELIEKLNQIGGEHGVGRTDMIEDRVMGLKARENYEHPAATILLTAHKDLERLVLSRNELRFKVMVDEFWSELAYMGLVEDPLYADLNAFVDQSQKRVNGSVKIKLFCGSAISVGRQSPDALYSQDMVSFDSQTLSQKDAEGFAKYHGFQARLLKRKGR from the coding sequence GTGTCTGAAGTTGTACTGGCCTATTCCGGTGGCCTGGATACATCGGTTTGCATTCCTCTCCTCCGGGAGCGCTACGGATTTGATAAAATAGTTACCGTTCTGGTGGACGTCGGCCAACCAAGGTCGGATATAGAACGAGGGAACCTGAGGGCAAAGCAGCTGGCAGATGAGCATTATACTATAGATGCCAGGGAGGAGTTCGTGGAGAAATGCCTCTTCCCCCTGATCAAGGCCAACGGCTCATATGAGGGATACGTTCTAGGAACGGCCATTGCTCGTCCCCTCATCGCCAGCAAATCGGCGGAGATTGCTGATAAGCTGGGGATAAAGAACCTGGCCCACGGATGCACCGGCCGCGGCAACGATCAGCTCCGCTTCGAGGCCATATTCAGGGCCACGGATTGTCGGGTGATAGCTCCCATGAGAGAGCTGGACCTGGCTCGCGAGTGGGAGATAGACTATGCGCGCGAGCACGGCATCGATGTGCCTGTGACCAAAGATAAGCCCTGGTCTATCGATGAGAACATCTGGTCTCGGTCGATTGAAGGGGGAAAGCTCGAGGATCCCTACTTCGAGCCGCCGGAGGAGATCTATGGCTGGACGAAGACCCCTAGCTCTGACCGGTCCGCCCAGATAGTTGAGATCGGATTCAAAGAGGGCGTGCCCGTCTCATTGGATGGAAAGCAGATGAACGGCATGGAGCTGATCGAGAAGCTCAATCAGATCGGCGGCGAGCACGGCGTGGGCAGGACGGACATGATCGAGGACCGGGTTATGGGGCTGAAGGCGCGAGAGAATTATGAGCATCCTGCGGCCACCATCCTCCTGACGGCCCATAAGGATCTGGAGCGCCTGGTATTATCTCGCAATGAGCTCCGCTTCAAGGTCATGGTGGACGAATTCTGGTCTGAGCTGGCTTATATGGGCCTGGTGGAGGATCCCCTCTATGCCGACCTGAATGCCTTCGTTGACCAGTCCCAAAAGAGGGTGAACGGCTCGGTAAAGATAAAGCTCTTCTGCGGCAGCGCCATTTCAGTAGGCCGCCAGTCTCCGGATGCCCTTTATTCCCAGGATATGGTCTCCTTCGATTCCCAAACTTTAAGCCAAAAGGATGCAGAGGGCTTTGCCAAGTATCATGGCTTCCAAGCCAGGCTATTGAAGAGGAAGGGAAGGTAA
- a CDS encoding DUF2111 domain-containing protein, with product MSKLVISEEARYEDLADLAIALNEIVRLPVTMRGLKYPGVRVENGKVVDGNYTGPILEEVIRTGKAIRTIPKSGAFKGVPVSVAPIVVEGRTVAAIGIVDVIGTIDIPEVFGAYADVVAQVRGKAPEKK from the coding sequence ATGTCCAAACTGGTGATATCTGAAGAGGCCAGATATGAGGATCTGGCAGATCTCGCAATAGCCCTCAATGAGATCGTTCGGCTTCCTGTAACCATGAGAGGATTGAAATATCCAGGCGTTCGGGTGGAGAACGGCAAGGTCGTGGATGGGAACTATACCGGCCCCATCCTGGAAGAGGTCATAAGAACCGGGAAGGCCATTCGAACCATTCCAAAGAGCGGTGCCTTTAAGGGCGTTCCAGTATCAGTTGCACCCATAGTGGTGGAGGGACGGACTGTTGCCGCCATCGGCATAGTGGATGTGATTGGAACGATCGATATCCCAGAAGTCTTCGGGGCCTATGCTGATGTAGTAGCTCAGGTTAGAGGGAAGGCTCCTGAGAAAAAATGA
- a CDS encoding GNAT family N-acetyltransferase yields the protein MRIRKAEPKDLPQMVQIESLCFPDDTAFPPGMFAYLIRYAVAIVACEPEDQILGFIIGYNSGNAGAVYTLDVHTGYRRRGIGKELLLSLEKRLAMMGARAIRLEASLEKPEAIELYRKAGYREREIVRNYYGRGCHAVRMWKILQPLSSLPGIDSA from the coding sequence ATGAGGATTCGAAAAGCAGAGCCAAAGGATCTGCCACAGATGGTGCAGATCGAATCGCTCTGCTTTCCGGATGATACAGCCTTTCCGCCGGGGATGTTTGCCTACCTGATCCGTTATGCAGTGGCGATAGTCGCCTGTGAGCCTGAGGATCAGATATTGGGATTCATAATCGGATATAACAGCGGGAATGCAGGAGCGGTCTACACTCTGGATGTCCATACCGGCTACCGAAGGAGGGGAATTGGCAAAGAGCTATTGCTGTCCCTGGAGAAGAGGCTCGCTATGATGGGTGCCAGGGCTATTCGCCTGGAGGCCTCCCTGGAGAAGCCAGAGGCTATCGAGCTCTACCGCAAGGCAGGGTACAGGGAAAGGGAGATTGTCCGGAACTACTACGGCCGGGGATGCCATGCTGTGCGGATGTGGAAGATCCTGCAGCCTTTAAGCTCGCTGCCTGGAATTGATAGTGCATGA
- a CDS encoding helicase HerA domain-containing protein — protein MRSIVKGSVGTIVGETTPTAFKFLISKEVGRGTYIKAKGDGREWILAQIEDIKRSNTAYTVNQLNDAARNYDSREMMIAESRVIGVESNGKLRLPTSPARPGESVFLADEKLIKATLGLSKGDMYIGMLKGYDIRVEMDANTLVQKHCSVLAKTGSGKSYTAAVILEELLDRKVALLVIDPHGEYASMKEPNNVGDFSKYKVKPRGYDITVYTPGEMAMNPRADRPFRFNSLNLSAREVAKMIPNESSSSGQLGLLYEAISALRAETDAYTLEDIIEQVVRSNSKVKWNLVGQLESLLELGLFSGTATPCDELLRPGRAAVIDMTGIIPELQAMIVARLLTDIFEARKRRLISPGMVVVEEAHNYIPERGTGNAASTNIVRTIAAEGRKFGLGLMIISQRPARVDKNVISQCNTQIIMRVTNPNDLKALSKGLEGMTTDLEEEIKRLPAGVAMLVSNEIERPITVNIRPRKSRHGGVSTEIVSREKAKASSVQPARALEKRSRPQSPESSGNEKPVRSKKSQSSGGLLKKVFGRA, from the coding sequence TTGAGGTCGATAGTCAAGGGATCTGTGGGCACAATCGTTGGTGAGACCACACCTACTGCATTTAAGTTTCTCATAAGTAAAGAGGTTGGACGGGGCACATACATAAAAGCCAAAGGAGATGGCAGGGAGTGGATCTTAGCCCAGATTGAGGACATAAAAAGGTCTAACACTGCTTATACCGTAAACCAGCTCAATGATGCAGCCAGGAACTACGACTCCAGAGAGATGATGATCGCTGAGTCGAGGGTGATTGGCGTGGAAAGCAATGGCAAGCTGCGCCTCCCCACCAGCCCAGCCCGCCCTGGAGAGTCGGTATTCTTGGCCGATGAGAAGCTGATCAAGGCAACCCTCGGCCTATCTAAAGGCGACATGTACATAGGCATGCTGAAAGGCTACGATATCCGGGTGGAGATGGATGCCAATACCCTGGTGCAAAAGCACTGTAGCGTTCTGGCAAAGACCGGTTCGGGAAAATCCTATACAGCAGCTGTGATACTTGAAGAGCTCCTGGACAGGAAGGTGGCACTGCTGGTGATCGATCCTCATGGGGAGTACGCCTCCATGAAAGAGCCGAACAACGTGGGCGATTTCAGCAAATATAAGGTCAAGCCCCGGGGATATGATATCACTGTCTATACTCCAGGGGAGATGGCCATGAATCCCAGGGCGGACAGGCCATTTCGCTTCAATTCATTGAACCTCTCGGCAAGAGAGGTGGCGAAGATGATTCCCAATGAGAGCAGCAGCAGCGGCCAGCTGGGACTGCTCTATGAGGCCATCAGCGCCTTGAGAGCGGAGACGGATGCCTACACCCTGGAGGATATCATAGAGCAGGTGGTGAGGAGCAACTCCAAGGTGAAGTGGAATCTGGTGGGCCAGCTGGAGTCTCTCCTGGAGCTGGGGCTCTTCTCCGGTACGGCGACGCCATGCGACGAGTTGCTCAGGCCTGGGAGGGCGGCAGTTATCGATATGACTGGGATCATACCTGAGCTTCAGGCCATGATCGTCGCCCGTCTGCTGACCGATATCTTCGAGGCCCGAAAGCGCAGGCTGATCTCTCCTGGAATGGTGGTGGTGGAAGAGGCGCATAACTATATTCCCGAGCGGGGGACAGGAAATGCGGCATCCACCAATATCGTCCGCACCATTGCCGCTGAAGGGCGCAAGTTCGGCCTGGGACTGATGATCATCAGCCAGAGGCCGGCCAGGGTGGACAAGAACGTCATATCTCAGTGCAACACCCAGATCATTATGAGGGTAACCAATCCCAATGACCTCAAGGCGTTAAGCAAGGGCCTGGAGGGCATGACCACTGACCTGGAGGAAGAGATCAAGAGGTTGCCCGCTGGTGTGGCTATGCTGGTGAGCAATGAGATAGAAAGGCCGATCACTGTCAACATTCGACCGAGAAAATCGAGGCACGGCGGGGTCAGCACCGAGATAGTATCCCGGGAGAAGGCGAAAGCCTCCTCCGTCCAGCCAGCAAGAGCTCTGGAGAAGCGATCAAGGCCTCAATCCCCGGAAAGCTCTGGGAACGAGAAGCCAGTTCGAAGCAAGAAGAGCCAGAGCAGCGGCGGGCTGCTGAAAAAGGTCTTCGGCAGGGCTTGA
- a CDS encoding dodecin family protein, whose amino-acid sequence MTGDVYKVIELVGTSTTSWEDAVKTVVDRATKTLRDLRIAEVKELDVRLDNGKIAEYRAKVCLSFKYEGESD is encoded by the coding sequence ATGACCGGAGACGTATACAAAGTAATTGAGCTAGTTGGGACCTCGACTACCAGCTGGGAAGATGCCGTCAAGACAGTAGTCGACAGGGCAACCAAGACCCTCAGAGACCTTCGCATTGCTGAGGTCAAGGAGCTGGACGTCAGGCTGGATAATGGGAAGATCGCCGAGTACAGGGCGAAGGTCTGCCTCTCGTTCAAGTACGAGGGAGAGAGCGATTAG
- a CDS encoding hydroxymethylglutaryl-CoA synthase family protein: MTGIFGNSSKSASISGNSPFKEAVGIDDLAVYIPQLYLPLEGEFSRRREIDPGKLTRGIGIERMAIPDAHEDAATMAAMSLLELMRRCDLLPEDIGKIHIGTESAVDEAKAIGTYVIGMLEKVYGPGSFQHCSTVEFKSACIGTTLALESISYWVAADEGERVGVVIASDVAKYPLGSSGEYTQGAGSVSLLVKKNPRIAALEQIYGCFTRDENDFFRPTGCTMATVNGKHSNQCYLDAMQGAFASFAAKAARKGIISPKNGECTTDWIDHLLFHIPYPRMIEYASAAIFRQDWKNSSRWSDVEAEIGPEPEAGNYDDLERYRLDLARYARSFARSRQFLEAYNARVIDSAALSRSIGNIYTGSIYLGLASLLELQKLRAHERLCFGAYGSGCSALVFSARVSSEFSSVPSRDLFERLEKRREISLEEYELLHEGVRKESLIQPSGEFALAQIDHQGYRHYEYMS; encoded by the coding sequence GTGACCGGTATTTTTGGCAATTCTTCGAAAAGCGCTTCAATTTCAGGCAATTCTCCATTCAAGGAGGCGGTGGGAATTGACGACCTGGCAGTCTATATTCCCCAGCTTTACCTTCCTTTAGAGGGGGAGTTCTCCCGCCGGCGAGAGATCGATCCAGGCAAGCTCACCCGAGGAATCGGAATAGAGAGGATGGCCATTCCCGATGCCCATGAGGACGCAGCCACCATGGCCGCCATGTCACTTCTCGAACTGATGCGCCGCTGCGACCTATTGCCCGAGGATATTGGAAAAATTCATATTGGCACGGAGTCTGCGGTCGACGAGGCCAAAGCGATTGGAACCTATGTCATCGGCATGCTGGAGAAGGTATATGGCCCTGGCTCATTTCAGCACTGCTCCACGGTGGAGTTCAAGTCGGCCTGCATCGGCACAACTCTGGCTCTGGAGAGCATCAGCTACTGGGTGGCTGCCGATGAGGGCGAAAGGGTCGGGGTGGTCATAGCCTCTGATGTGGCCAAATACCCACTGGGCTCCTCTGGAGAATACACTCAGGGGGCAGGAAGCGTCTCATTGCTGGTCAAGAAAAATCCGAGGATTGCCGCTTTAGAGCAGATCTATGGCTGCTTTACTCGGGATGAAAACGACTTCTTCCGCCCGACAGGCTGCACAATGGCCACGGTCAATGGCAAGCATAGCAACCAGTGTTACCTCGATGCCATGCAGGGAGCATTTGCATCATTTGCTGCCAAAGCTGCTCGCAAGGGCATAATCAGTCCAAAGAATGGGGAGTGCACCACCGACTGGATCGACCACCTTCTCTTCCATATCCCTTATCCCAGAATGATCGAGTATGCATCTGCCGCTATATTCCGGCAAGACTGGAAGAACAGCAGCCGGTGGAGTGATGTTGAGGCGGAGATCGGACCGGAGCCCGAGGCTGGAAATTATGATGATCTCGAGAGGTATCGGCTCGACCTGGCCCGCTATGCCCGGAGCTTTGCTCGGTCCAGGCAGTTTCTGGAGGCTTATAATGCCAGGGTTATAGATTCGGCAGCTCTCTCTCGTTCCATTGGGAATATCTATACCGGTTCGATCTATCTGGGCCTGGCCAGCCTCCTGGAGTTGCAGAAGCTTCGAGCGCATGAGAGGCTTTGCTTTGGGGCTTACGGAAGCGGATGTTCAGCCCTGGTCTTCTCGGCGCGGGTCAGCTCGGAGTTCTCTTCTGTACCGTCAAGGGACCTGTTTGAGAGGCTGGAGAAGAGAAGGGAAATATCCCTGGAGGAGTATGAATTGCTGCATGAGGGAGTGAGAAAGGAGAGCCTGATCCAGCCTTCAGGGGAGTTCGCTCTGGCCCAGATCGACCACCAGGGATACCGGCATTACGAGTATATGAGTTGA
- a CDS encoding ABC transporter substrate-binding protein, protein MRRHWRSILCILISLVASFSATSGDRDDERPALGVFGNANLDDRIDEKDIAYTQEVIAGRMTSNNLTDANYDGKIDEDDITQIEKIIRGEEEELTVVSESNWDEYNAVTIKKPVKTVLTRFFDSAEVLRIFDSTDMILAVGCKNFQENSLFFPELSRLPYVADTRTSELDNEYILSMNPDIFLGWYKEDREKLPGINLIHSKLWGLNSSRDIRKLGYILDKENEAEEYIKWHDNCINKIKEEVDEIPLDDRPRVLVALPKPGGVFGVYRGEGGTTGMDDLMTLIPVNSIGQLLPTKDYEEVDTEWVIEQNPDIIIIASNLIEAKGGGSFAGYDLDDPSQMAREREDFLSRPELAEVNAVKNGRVYMMEYKLFSYSQSMIVGAAYLAKWIYPDLDLNPEKIHQEYLSRFQHLDYDLNEHGVFAYPPIEIEGGLAGIPDRFAGQI, encoded by the coding sequence ATGAGAAGACATTGGAGAAGCATACTGTGCATACTGATATCCCTAGTTGCATCCTTCAGTGCGACCTCGGGCGATCGGGATGATGAGAGACCCGCATTAGGAGTCTTTGGTAACGCCAACCTGGATGACAGGATAGATGAAAAAGACATTGCATACACTCAGGAGGTCATCGCTGGTAGAATGACGTCTAACAACCTAACCGATGCCAATTATGATGGCAAGATCGATGAAGATGACATAACTCAGATCGAGAAGATAATAAGAGGGGAAGAGGAGGAGCTTACAGTCGTCTCGGAGAGCAACTGGGATGAATATAATGCAGTGACGATTAAAAAACCGGTTAAAACCGTCTTGACCCGGTTTTTTGACTCTGCTGAAGTTCTTCGCATATTTGATTCAACCGATATGATACTTGCCGTGGGATGCAAAAATTTTCAGGAGAATTCACTTTTCTTTCCTGAGCTGAGCCGTCTGCCCTACGTCGCAGATACACGCACCAGTGAGCTTGATAACGAGTATATCCTAAGCATGAATCCCGACATCTTTCTGGGATGGTACAAAGAGGATCGCGAGAAGCTACCGGGAATCAATCTGATCCATTCAAAGCTCTGGGGCCTCAACTCCTCCCGTGATATCAGAAAGCTCGGTTATATCTTGGACAAGGAGAATGAGGCAGAGGAATATATAAAATGGCATGATAATTGCATAAACAAGATCAAGGAGGAGGTCGATGAGATACCCCTTGATGATAGACCTCGCGTCCTCGTTGCCCTTCCCAAGCCCGGCGGCGTATTTGGCGTATACAGAGGAGAGGGAGGCACAACCGGAATGGATGATCTGATGACACTGATACCCGTAAACTCCATCGGTCAGCTGTTGCCGACGAAAGATTATGAGGAGGTAGATACGGAATGGGTGATAGAGCAGAATCCCGATATCATCATCATTGCATCCAATCTGATAGAGGCGAAAGGGGGAGGCTCATTTGCCGGTTATGATCTGGACGATCCATCTCAGATGGCAAGAGAGAGGGAGGACTTTTTAAGCCGACCAGAGTTGGCAGAGGTCAATGCGGTTAAGAACGGCCGGGTCTATATGATGGAGTACAAGCTATTCTCCTACAGCCAGTCTATGATAGTAGGGGCGGCATATCTAGCAAAGTGGATCTATCCCGATCTGGACTTGAATCCAGAAAAGATTCATCAGGAGTACCTCAGCAGGTTCCAGCATCTGGATTATGACCTAAATGAGCATGGAGTATTTGCTTATCCGCCTATTGAGATCGAAGGCGGCTTGGCTGGGATACCAGATAGATTTGCGGGCCAGATTTGA
- a CDS encoding sulfide/dihydroorotate dehydrogenase-like FAD/NAD-binding protein encodes MNRIVRREEMAGGRMVLNEIEAPKIARTAQPGQFVMLRANELGERVPMTISDANPEIGTITIIFSVVGWSTALFKTLQVGDSYQNVVGPLGRPTEMEAVGTAICVGGGTGVAVLYPIARKLKSRGSRVISIIGARNEELIILRREMETVSDELLVCTDTGTIERNALVTDLLMEVLDRETPDVVVAIGPVPMMKRVSEITKPLGIKTIVSLNPIMIDGTGMCGSCRVEVDGQMRLACVEGPEFDGHKVNFDLLMERLQSFQEEEVQALEAHGVTELHSCRMEEVIRKKERELEKD; translated from the coding sequence ATGAACAGGATAGTTCGGCGAGAGGAGATGGCAGGGGGGAGGATGGTGCTCAATGAGATTGAGGCGCCAAAGATCGCCCGCACCGCCCAGCCCGGGCAGTTTGTGATGCTCAGGGCAAATGAATTAGGGGAGAGGGTGCCGATGACGATCTCGGATGCCAATCCGGAGATTGGGACCATTACCATCATATTCTCCGTTGTGGGCTGGTCCACAGCCCTTTTCAAGACCCTTCAGGTGGGAGACTCCTATCAGAATGTGGTTGGACCCCTGGGCCGACCTACTGAGATGGAGGCGGTGGGGACGGCGATATGCGTTGGCGGGGGCACGGGCGTTGCCGTTCTCTATCCTATTGCCAGGAAGCTCAAAAGCAGAGGAAGCAGGGTGATTAGCATCATCGGAGCAAGAAATGAGGAGCTGATCATCCTGAGACGAGAGATGGAAACAGTCTCCGATGAGCTGCTGGTCTGCACAGATACCGGCACCATTGAACGTAATGCTCTGGTCACTGACCTATTGATGGAGGTGCTGGATAGGGAGACTCCGGATGTGGTGGTGGCTATCGGACCGGTGCCCATGATGAAGAGGGTTAGCGAGATCACCAAGCCCCTCGGGATCAAGACCATAGTTAGCCTGAACCCCATCATGATCGACGGCACGGGAATGTGCGGCAGCTGCCGGGTGGAGGTTGACGGCCAGATGAGGCTGGCCTGTGTGGAGGGCCCGGAGTTCGACGGCCACAAAGTGAACTTCGATCTGCTCATGGAAAGGCTGCAGTCCTTCCAGGAAGAGGAGGTGCAGGCCCTGGAGGCTCACGGAGTGACTGAGCTGCACAGCTGCAGGATGGAAGAAGTGATCCGGAAAAAGGAGAGGGAGCTGGAAAAGGACTGA